A DNA window from Dunckerocampus dactyliophorus isolate RoL2022-P2 chromosome 17, RoL_Ddac_1.1, whole genome shotgun sequence contains the following coding sequences:
- the taok3b gene encoding serine/threonine-protein kinase TAO3, with translation MSGYKRMRRQHQKQLIALENRLKAEMDEHRLRLQKELETQANNTYIELERLAKRHATQTDKEMKSVAAEERRIQQQIVAQQKKELTSFLDNQKKEYRLCKDKIKEEMSEDPCTPKEEKHERLSRHKETIQRSQAEEEAHLLTQQRLIYERSCRALKRRSLVRKHEFEQEQLREELNKKRTQKEMEHALMIRQDEGTQDLEHRQLHMLQKLRVELMRLQHQTELENQEEYNNRRQQELQRKHTLEQRQQPRNLKTLEMQIKKQFQDTCKVQNKQYKALRNHQLEVSPKGDHKSILKGLKEEQTRKLAVLAEQYEQSINEMMASQAMRLDAEQETECQALKQQLKQEMELLDAYQMKTKSQMETQHEREQQKLEQKVSIRRAHLEQKIEEELAALQKDRSERIKHLLERQEREMLTFDSESRSLGFGSLGSLDFPKDDNR, from the exons ATGTCTGGGTATAAGCGCATGCGGCGGCAGCACCAGAAGCAGCTGATCGCCCTGGAGAACAGGCTGAAGGCCGAGATGGATGAGCACAGGCTTCGGCTGCAGAAGGAACTGGAGACGCAGGCGAACAACACTTACATTGAGCTGGAGAGGCTGGCCAAACGGCACGCCACGCAAACGGACAAGGAG ATGAAATCGGTTGCCGCCGAGGAGAGGAGGATCCAGCAACAGATTGTTGCTCAGCAAAAGAAAGAGCTGACGTCTTTTTTGGACAACCAGAAGAAGGAGTACAGACTCTGCAAGGACAAGATCAAAGAA GAGATGAGCGAGGACCCTTGCACACCCAAGGAGGAGAAGCATGAGCGTCTGTCCAGGCACAAAGAAACAATACAGCGCTCTCAGGCTGAGGAGGAAGCTCACCTGCTGACCCAGCAGAGGCTCATCTATGAGCGCAGCTGCCGGGCGCTCAAACGTCGCAGTCTGGTCAGGAAGCACGAGTTTGAACAGGAGCAACTGCGAGAG GAGCTGAACAAGAAGAGGACCCAGAAGGAGATGGAGCATGCCCTGATGATCCGGCAGGATGAGGGCACCCAGGATCTTGAGCACAGGCAGCTGCACATGCTGCAAAAACTGCGCGTCGAACTCATGCGGCTGCAGCACCAAACGGAGCTGGAGAACCAGGAAGAGTACAACAACCGGCGGCAGCAGGAGCTACAGCGAAAACACACACTGGAACAGCGCCAGCAGCCCAGGAACCTCAAG ACGTTGGAGATGCAGATCAAGAAGCAGTTCCAGGACACTTGCAAGGTGCAGAACAAGCAGTACAAAGCTCTTCGCAACCATCAGCTGGAGGTTTCACCCAAAGGTGACCATAAGAGCATCCTCAAGGGGCTGAAGGAGGAGCAGACCCGCAAGCTGGCGGTGCTGGCTGAGCAGTACGAGCAGAGCATCAATGAGATGATGGCATCACAAGCG ATGAGATTAGACGCCGAGCAGGAGACGGAGTGTCAGGCTCTGAAGCAGCAGCTGAAGCAGGAGATGGAGCTGTTGGACGCCTACCAGATGAAGACCAAGTCACAGATGGAGACCCAACATGAGCGAGAGCAGCAGAAACTCGAGCAGAAGGTCTCCATACGCAGGGCCCACCTTGAGCAGAAG ATTGAAGAGGAACTGGCTGCGCTCCAGAAGGACCGTTCAGAAAGAATCAAGCACTTGTTGGAGCGTCAGGAGCGGGAGATGCTAACGTTCGACAGCGAGAGCCGAAGCCTGGGATTTGGAAGCCTGGGATCGCTGGACTTCCCCAAAGACGACAACAGATGA
- the m17 gene encoding IL-6 subfamily cytokine M17: protein MTSLCIRRRMSGHVRSSMLWTRLKNPATTLLALLLLLVAQSSKTASSKSQPCGGFLQQTLRLTRLIQKESVELIKTYKASQGEMSHLFCKMSIPNVPEPNISGLEPSERMESIHRNLQAFSPHLRRVYEQQTDLQPPDSLLLVQLGIVGTYSRNLEALMQAFYRKAFPNLQDWPAGAPTSLPPPQNIFQQKVYGCVVLKTYKEFLLNVSRELRTIKGKVCRGRRNLL, encoded by the exons ATGACAAGTCTGTGCATTAGGAGGAGAATGAGTGGACATGTGAGGAGTAGTATGCTTTGGACACGTCTGAAGAACCCAGCAACAA CATTGCTCGCTCTCCTGCTGCTCCTGGTGGCCcaatcctcaaaaacagcaagcAGCAAAAGCCAGCCGTGTGGAGGTTTCCTGCAGCAGACCTTGAGGCTAACCAGACTCATCCAGAAAGAATCCGTGGAGCTCATCAAAACATAT AAAGCCTCCCAAGGAGAAATGTCCCACCTCTTCTGCAAGATGTCCATCCCTAACGTTCCTGAGCCCAACATCTCCGGCCTAGAGCCCTCAGAGAGGATGGAGAGCATCCACCGGAACCTGCAGGCCTTCTCCCCTCACCTGAGGCGGGTGTACGAGCAGCAAACGGACCTGCAGCCTCCCGACAGTTTGCTTCTGGTCCAGCTGGGAATCGTGGGCACATACAGCAGGAACCTGGAGGCGCTCATGCAAGCCTTCTACCGGAAAGCCTTCCCAAACCTCCAGGATTGGCCGGCAGGGGCACCCACCTCCTTGCCCCCTCCGCAGAACATCTTCCAGCAGAAGGTTTATGGATGTGTAGTGTTGAAGACCTACAAGGAGTTCCTGTTGAATGTTAGCAGGGAATTGAGGACCATCAAAGGCAAAGTGTGCAGAGGGAGGAGGAATTTACTATGA
- the tescb gene encoding tescalcin b: protein MGAWQSLSGPAEYRQLAEKTGFSCEQIGVLHKRFKQLSHNEDTLRREHFNAIPDLAWNPIRTQIIEAFFDRRNFVPPGEGSVEEIHLEEFVVIMSHFKPPSLSMTDEERDSVRREKLRFLFNMHDTDNDGTITLEEYRHVVEELLSRSGAIGKETAKSIADAAMLEVAGISMGHMEPDEFYEGITFEHFLKLLNGFEIEAKMNVRFLNVDTTTLCK, encoded by the exons ATGGGTGCTTGGCAGTCTTTATCTGGTCCTGCAGAATACAGACAACTGGCGGAAAAGACGGGCT TCTCCTGTGAGCAGATTGGAGTTCTGCACAAAAGATTCAAGCAGTTGAGCCACAACGAAGACACCCTGCG GAGGGAGCACTTCAACGCCATCCCAGATCTGGCATGGAATCCCATCCGTACACAGATTATAGAGGCCTTCTTCGACAGGAG GAACTTCGTGCCACCTGGTGAGGGCTCGGTGGAAGAGATCCACCTGGAGGAGTTTGTGGTCATCATGTCCCATTTCAAGCCGCCTTCGCTCAGCATGACGGACGAGGAGCGGGACAGTGTCAGGAGGGAGAAACTGCGAT TTTTATTCAACATGCACGACACGGACAACGATGGGACAATAACGCTGGAGGAATACAGACAT GTGGTGGAGGAGCTTCTATCTCGCAGCGGGGCCATCGGCAAGGAAACGGCCAAAAGCATCGCCGATGCCGCCATGTTGGAGGTGGCCGGTATCTCAATGGGTCACATG GAACCTGACGAGTTCTATGAGGGCATCACGTTTGAGCACTTCCTCAAG CTGTTGAACGGCTTCGAGATTGAGGCGAAGATGAACGTGCGTTTTTTGAATGTGGACACGACGACTCTCTGCAAGTGA